One part of the Sorangiineae bacterium MSr11954 genome encodes these proteins:
- a CDS encoding sigma-70 family RNA polymerase sigma factor, giving the protein MADEEADARLARQAATDATARDAIARRLGARVRRLCRALIPHADDSDDAAQLALLDIVQSAPGFRGESSLEAWADRIAVRTAIRVARQRRLASVRTQGDIAPDDLAAPGPSPKAADGIPRSIAAYLDELPEARRTVLVLHHVMGCSVPEIAEVTGVSMNTVKDRLLAAREQVRRMVRRDLATCRRGP; this is encoded by the coding sequence ATGGCCGACGAGGAGGCAGACGCGCGGCTTGCTCGCCAGGCCGCGACCGATGCGACCGCGCGTGACGCGATCGCGCGCCGGCTTGGCGCGCGCGTTCGCAGGCTTTGCAGGGCGCTCATCCCTCATGCGGATGATTCCGACGATGCCGCGCAGCTGGCCTTGCTGGACATCGTGCAATCTGCGCCAGGATTTCGCGGAGAGTCCAGCCTCGAGGCCTGGGCCGACCGGATCGCGGTCCGTACTGCGATTCGCGTGGCTCGCCAAAGGCGGCTCGCCTCCGTGCGCACCCAAGGCGATATCGCGCCCGACGATCTTGCCGCGCCGGGACCCTCGCCCAAGGCCGCCGATGGCATCCCACGATCGATCGCCGCGTACCTCGACGAGCTGCCCGAGGCGCGCCGCACCGTGCTCGTGCTGCATCATGTGATGGGCTGCTCCGTGCCCGAGATCGCCGAGGTCACGGGCGTCTCCATGAACACCGTGAAGGATCGGTTGCTCGCCGCACGCGAACAGGTGCGGCGCATGGTGCGTCGCGATCTCGCGACGTGCCGGAGGGGACCATGA
- a CDS encoding PEGA domain-containing protein, translating to MNAIRDACARWIALSDREAMGEVLTAAEKAFARAHLASCTACRAEADVWGEMRSLLDVPREGHRVHDGKPAATLVAGRRAWENVPRRDGPWLTGARALGLCLAVAAMAAAIARHRAPHDRVPNDRAPRDPQAVPDLATAPSSLAAAPSSLAAAPKDATAILTVAGGGPVDVDGRPGTVGQTLERGAVVSSREGSACLAVLPAARACIARGTMLRLADPGPNARLELLGGKVAIELDPLPPGSSFAISTRGGSAIAVGTAFSVEVPPDDAPVVTRVLHGVVLVRASNGTEQRVAAHETTSMRDAKPTPLSPVDEERERALLIAPPYDGATVRAVIDSDLPGATVRIDERTVGIAPIELLLTRGDHAVAIAAPSRGTAHETLHVGIEPLVRRFTLPAAPAPPSSGAIASTERTPSAKRAAELLAAARVRRADGDLSAAIGAYRELFERHGASAEAHAALVPWGELQLAPLSDPRGALAAFDRYMMRGGPLEQEASFGRIRALRALGRTDDERAAIESFVQRFPDGSLTSSLRERLRSMDDR from the coding sequence ATGAACGCCATCCGTGACGCCTGCGCACGCTGGATCGCGCTCTCCGACCGCGAGGCCATGGGCGAGGTGCTGACCGCCGCAGAAAAGGCATTCGCGCGGGCTCATCTCGCGTCGTGCACCGCGTGCCGCGCGGAGGCCGACGTCTGGGGCGAGATGCGGTCGCTCCTCGACGTGCCACGTGAGGGCCATCGCGTCCACGACGGGAAGCCGGCGGCCACCCTCGTCGCGGGCCGCCGCGCATGGGAAAATGTCCCCCGACGGGATGGGCCGTGGCTCACGGGAGCTCGCGCGCTCGGATTGTGCTTGGCGGTGGCAGCCATGGCGGCCGCCATCGCGCGCCACCGCGCCCCCCACGACCGCGTCCCCAACGACCGCGCCCCCCGCGACCCGCAAGCCGTACCCGACCTCGCAACAGCGCCATCGAGCCTCGCCGCAGCACCATCGAGCCTCGCCGCGGCGCCCAAGGACGCCACCGCGATCCTCACGGTTGCGGGCGGCGGCCCGGTCGACGTCGATGGCCGGCCCGGCACCGTCGGACAAACGCTCGAGCGCGGTGCCGTCGTGTCCTCCCGCGAAGGCTCCGCGTGCTTGGCCGTCCTGCCCGCGGCGCGCGCCTGCATCGCCCGGGGCACCATGCTCCGCCTGGCCGATCCGGGACCGAATGCCCGCCTCGAGCTGCTTGGAGGCAAGGTGGCCATCGAGCTCGATCCATTGCCGCCGGGCAGCAGCTTCGCCATTTCCACGCGGGGAGGCTCGGCCATCGCCGTGGGGACCGCGTTCTCCGTCGAGGTGCCGCCGGACGATGCACCGGTCGTCACGCGCGTGCTCCACGGCGTGGTCCTGGTCCGCGCATCGAACGGTACCGAGCAGCGCGTGGCCGCGCACGAGACGACCTCGATGCGCGACGCCAAACCTACGCCGCTTTCCCCCGTCGACGAGGAACGCGAGCGCGCCCTCCTGATCGCGCCCCCCTACGACGGCGCGACGGTGCGCGCCGTCATCGACAGCGATTTACCCGGCGCCACCGTCCGCATCGACGAGCGCACCGTCGGCATCGCGCCCATCGAGCTGCTTCTCACCCGAGGCGATCACGCGGTCGCCATCGCGGCACCTTCCCGCGGCACGGCGCACGAGACATTGCACGTGGGCATCGAGCCGCTCGTTCGGCGCTTCACGCTCCCGGCCGCTCCGGCGCCGCCGTCGTCCGGTGCCATCGCGTCCACCGAGCGCACGCCAAGCGCCAAGCGCGCCGCCGAGCTACTTGCCGCGGCGAGGGTGCGAAGGGCCGATGGCGATCTCTCCGCGGCGATCGGCGCCTATCGCGAGCTCTTCGAACGCCATGGCGCGAGCGCCGAAGCCCACGCGGCGCTCGTTCCATGGGGTGAGCTGCAGCTCGCGCCGCTCTCCGATCCGCGAGGGGCGCTCGCCGCCTTCGATCGCTACATGATGCGGGGCGGACCGCTCGAGCAAGAGGCGAGCTTCGGACGCATCCGCGCCCTGCGAGCGCTCGGGCGAACGGACGACGAGCGCGCGGCCATCGAATCGTTCGTTCAGCGCTTCCCCGACGGCTCCCTCACATCGTCGCTTCGCGAACGGCTTCGATCCATGGACGATCGTTGA
- a CDS encoding beta-lactamase family protein: protein MRAFLILLIGICLALGCSSSSSNPLPPPDAGARDGSADALREELDGRMNAAVAKGFSGTVLVTASGNRLLAKGYGLADRAKNVPNTIDTAFDFGSVLKELTAAAIFKLAGEGKLALDDALGTFFKAVPADKAKITVLQLVLHRAGLEAYHDTEGDFEPMTRLEARRRILAQPLKFEPGTQESYSNSGYTLLADIVEIVSTRAYTDYLREQLFVPAKMQQSGFYGDPIWQSVDTAIGYGADTFGRNDPAEWPYSWALVGNGGLVTTVTDLERWLTAVWAGSVLPPPARDAYRTQFLATTAYDFNGKKVYGAAGGGDFGLGGIALDCPEANTRVILATNTLDPERFHVERFARELTDLVLSWK from the coding sequence ATGCGCGCCTTTCTCATCTTGCTTATCGGAATATGCCTCGCCCTCGGTTGCTCATCCTCGTCGAGCAACCCGCTCCCTCCGCCCGACGCGGGCGCTCGAGACGGATCGGCGGACGCCCTGCGGGAGGAGCTCGATGGCCGCATGAACGCGGCGGTTGCGAAGGGGTTCTCGGGTACGGTGTTGGTCACCGCCTCTGGGAACCGGCTCCTTGCGAAGGGTTATGGCCTGGCCGACCGAGCGAAAAATGTCCCCAATACCATCGATACGGCGTTCGACTTCGGCTCGGTGTTGAAGGAGCTGACGGCGGCCGCCATCTTCAAGCTCGCCGGGGAAGGCAAGCTCGCGCTCGACGACGCACTCGGAACCTTCTTCAAAGCCGTACCGGCCGATAAAGCAAAGATCACCGTGCTCCAGCTGGTGCTGCACCGCGCGGGCCTCGAGGCGTACCACGACACCGAGGGTGACTTCGAGCCCATGACCCGGCTCGAAGCCCGCCGGCGCATTCTGGCGCAGCCATTGAAGTTCGAGCCGGGGACCCAAGAGTCGTACTCCAACTCGGGTTACACCCTGCTCGCCGACATCGTCGAAATCGTATCGACCCGCGCCTATACCGATTACCTGCGCGAGCAGCTATTTGTCCCGGCGAAGATGCAGCAGAGCGGCTTTTACGGCGATCCCATCTGGCAATCCGTCGACACCGCGATTGGATATGGCGCGGACACGTTCGGGCGCAACGATCCCGCGGAATGGCCGTACAGCTGGGCGCTCGTCGGCAACGGTGGCCTCGTCACGACCGTCACCGATCTCGAGCGCTGGCTCACGGCCGTTTGGGCCGGAAGCGTCCTCCCTCCGCCCGCGCGCGACGCCTACCGGACGCAGTTCCTCGCGACCACCGCCTACGACTTCAACGGCAAGAAGGTCTACGGCGCCGCCGGCGGCGGCGACTTTGGCCTCGGCGGCATCGCGCTCGACTGCCCCGAAGCCAACACCCGCGTCATCCTAGCCACGAACACCCTCGACCCCGAGCGCTTTCACGTCGAGAGGTTCGCGCGCGAGCTCACCGATTTGGTTCTCTCTTGGAAATAG
- a CDS encoding thioredoxin family protein, with protein MKTPPIVSAQAWEAAREQLLVKEKALTRARDALAAERRRMPWMEVEKRYVFEGPAGKVDLLDLFEGRRQLIVYRAFFEPGVFGWPEHACRGCSMVADQVAHVAHLNARDTTLVFASRAPQADIARVKGRMDWKIPWVTVTDGFDADFGVAEWHGTNVFYRDGDRVFRTYFINNRGDEQMGGTWNYLDITPLGRQEIWEDSPEGYPQTPTYKWWNWHDSYVADAAPDKKWVEVSDAGEAAFRKQDASAKE; from the coding sequence ATGAAAACACCACCGATTGTGTCGGCGCAAGCATGGGAGGCGGCGCGTGAGCAGCTGCTCGTCAAGGAGAAGGCGCTGACCCGCGCCCGAGATGCGCTGGCCGCCGAGCGGCGGAGGATGCCGTGGATGGAGGTGGAGAAGAGGTATGTGTTCGAGGGGCCCGCAGGCAAAGTCGACCTGCTCGATTTGTTCGAGGGGCGGCGTCAGCTGATCGTTTATCGAGCGTTTTTCGAGCCGGGGGTTTTCGGGTGGCCCGAGCATGCGTGCCGGGGCTGCTCCATGGTGGCCGACCAAGTCGCCCACGTGGCCCATTTGAATGCGCGAGACACCACCCTCGTCTTCGCCTCGCGCGCGCCTCAGGCGGATATTGCGCGGGTGAAGGGGCGGATGGATTGGAAAATACCTTGGGTCACCGTGACCGATGGGTTCGATGCCGACTTCGGCGTGGCCGAGTGGCACGGCACGAATGTGTTCTACCGCGACGGCGACCGCGTGTTCCGGACCTACTTCATCAACAACCGCGGCGATGAGCAGATGGGGGGCACCTGGAACTACCTCGACATCACACCACTCGGCCGGCAGGAGATCTGGGAGGACTCGCCCGAAGGATACCCTCAGACCCCGACCTACAAGTGGTGGAATTGGCACGATAGCTATGTCGCGGATGCTGCGCCCGACAAGAAGTGGGTCGAGGTGTCGGACGCTGGGGAGGCGGCGTTCCGGAAACAGGACGCGAGCGCGAAAGAATGA
- a CDS encoding nuclear transport factor 2 family protein, protein MSKNPKLVSTQDFEDVIAVVTKYVEGLRTGRPARLAEAFHKDAVMYGFSAGELIGGSIKNLYDIIEKVGGAPDVTTRLDVLAITPTTAVVRVDMEKAALGAQYQDFLTLLKLEDGWKVIAKAYHQFGD, encoded by the coding sequence ATGTCGAAGAATCCGAAGCTCGTGTCCACCCAAGACTTCGAGGATGTCATCGCGGTAGTCACCAAGTATGTCGAGGGCTTGCGCACGGGGAGGCCCGCGCGCCTCGCCGAGGCTTTTCACAAGGACGCCGTGATGTACGGCTTCAGCGCCGGTGAGCTGATCGGCGGCTCGATCAAGAACCTCTACGACATCATCGAAAAGGTCGGCGGCGCGCCCGACGTCACGACGCGGCTCGATGTCCTCGCCATTACACCGACCACCGCGGTGGTGCGGGTCGATATGGAGAAGGCGGCGCTCGGCGCGCAGTACCAAGATTTTCTCACCCTCCTCAAGCTCGAGGATGGCTGGAAGGTGATCGCCAAGGCTTATCACCAGTTCGGGGATTGA
- a CDS encoding TetR/AcrR family transcriptional regulator gives MARQTTIPPHRSKGTPRTFERRAALARALDVFWRRGYEPATIAELCAAMQINPPSLYAAFGNKAQLFMEAVQHYQHVYWDAAWERMESTASVHEAMAGFFDDAVQVLTSRAAPRGCLVILAATNVSASAEAQQVNDALRALRREGRARFFGRLKRGIENGQLPSGTDLEALASSLNAMLAGMSLLARDGASRAELDRIATTAMALLPAKRRTRSRTE, from the coding sequence ATGGCGAGGCAAACGACGATTCCTCCGCATCGGAGCAAAGGAACACCGCGCACCTTCGAACGAAGAGCCGCACTGGCGCGCGCGCTCGACGTCTTCTGGCGGCGGGGCTACGAGCCCGCGACGATCGCGGAGCTCTGCGCGGCCATGCAGATCAACCCGCCCAGCCTCTATGCGGCGTTCGGCAACAAGGCGCAGCTGTTCATGGAGGCCGTCCAGCACTACCAGCACGTCTACTGGGACGCCGCCTGGGAGCGCATGGAGAGCACCGCGAGCGTTCACGAGGCCATGGCCGGCTTCTTCGACGACGCCGTCCAGGTCCTCACCTCCCGAGCGGCTCCTCGTGGATGCCTCGTCATCTTGGCCGCCACGAACGTCTCGGCCTCGGCCGAAGCGCAGCAGGTGAACGATGCGCTCCGGGCGCTCCGTCGGGAAGGAAGGGCCCGTTTCTTTGGACGGCTGAAACGGGGTATCGAAAACGGGCAGTTACCCTCGGGGACCGATCTCGAAGCGTTGGCTTCCTCATTGAACGCCATGCTGGCCGGAATGTCGCTGCTGGCGCGCGATGGCGCCTCGCGTGCCGAGCTGGATCGCATTGCGACGACCGCCATGGCGCTGCTCCCCGCCAAACGAAGGACGAGGTCGCGCACCGAGTGA
- a CDS encoding lipase family protein: MSHLQRFGKVSTYELEDDSETVYGIEAVTGNAALALSTEPSRRLSALDVATAHDQSVYYYRQAADILADIAAWAYSDCQVLLDELRHRGIVGCGATCKQVSVANHPMFVVATAFFIRAGNVGVIAFRGTEPANAINFLTDASCKMVDFLAMGRVHGGFVRNVRAVWSELAQDVQKAIDEPSEEKRLKALYITGHSLGGAMAIVAAALIFGRPIYVNWRPLVRGVYTYGQPMVGDKEFGKTCARFEKLVFRHIYGKDLVTRLPPITVGNFQHFGNEYHGSEDGWTPRSKVSQQVVSVALSLPIGLAAWVFDQVPLLHRVRLPYSVGDHSPISYLQAFRDARE; encoded by the coding sequence ATGAGCCATCTGCAACGATTCGGAAAGGTCAGCACCTACGAGCTCGAAGACGACTCCGAGACGGTGTACGGGATCGAAGCCGTGACGGGAAATGCGGCGCTCGCGCTCTCGACCGAGCCGTCGCGGCGGCTCTCTGCGTTGGATGTCGCCACCGCCCACGATCAATCGGTTTATTATTACCGGCAGGCGGCGGATATTCTGGCCGACATCGCGGCGTGGGCCTACTCCGACTGCCAGGTCCTCCTCGACGAGCTCCGCCATCGCGGCATCGTCGGATGCGGGGCGACGTGCAAGCAGGTCTCCGTCGCCAACCACCCGATGTTCGTGGTCGCGACGGCATTCTTCATTCGCGCCGGGAATGTCGGGGTCATTGCGTTCCGTGGGACGGAGCCCGCGAACGCGATCAACTTCCTGACCGACGCGAGCTGCAAGATGGTCGACTTTCTCGCCATGGGGCGCGTGCACGGTGGGTTCGTTCGAAATGTGCGCGCGGTATGGTCCGAGCTGGCACAAGACGTCCAGAAGGCGATCGACGAGCCCTCCGAGGAGAAGCGCCTCAAGGCTCTTTACATCACGGGGCATAGCTTGGGCGGGGCTATGGCGATCGTGGCCGCGGCCCTCATCTTCGGGCGCCCCATCTATGTGAATTGGCGACCGCTCGTGCGTGGCGTCTACACGTATGGCCAACCGATGGTGGGGGACAAAGAATTCGGAAAGACGTGCGCGCGATTCGAAAAACTGGTGTTTCGCCACATCTATGGAAAGGACCTGGTGACGCGGCTGCCGCCGATCACGGTGGGCAATTTCCAGCACTTCGGCAACGAGTACCACGGAAGCGAAGATGGTTGGACGCCGCGGAGCAAGGTGTCGCAACAAGTCGTGTCGGTCGCGTTGAGCCTCCCGATCGGGCTCGCGGCGTGGGTGTTCGATCAAGTACCGCTCTTGCATCGGGTCCGCCTGCCGTATTCGGTGGGCGACCATTCGCCCATCAGCTACTTGCAAGCCTTCCGCGACGCACGCGAGTGA
- a CDS encoding Rieske 2Fe-2S domain-containing protein encodes MSENVKPRIHLPTLPPKWSRDFPIRWDEDHYVTRRELAKFLTLGSAILVGANATIALVGRSRTTQAYAEQRLCAVDELSPGQSLLFRYPTDADPCILVRTQSGAWAAFSQVCTHLSCAVVYRPSDDRLFCPCHQGVFACQEGTAGAEPLEGPPERPLPRILLTIRDGHIHATGVAT; translated from the coding sequence ATGAGCGAGAACGTGAAACCGCGTATTCATTTGCCGACACTTCCTCCCAAATGGAGCCGCGATTTCCCCATCCGCTGGGACGAAGACCATTACGTGACCCGGCGCGAGCTCGCGAAATTCCTGACCTTGGGCTCGGCCATTCTCGTGGGAGCCAACGCGACCATCGCCTTGGTCGGCCGCTCACGCACCACCCAGGCGTATGCCGAGCAGCGCCTCTGCGCGGTCGACGAGCTTTCGCCGGGCCAATCCCTCTTGTTCCGTTATCCGACGGACGCCGATCCCTGCATCCTGGTTCGAACGCAGTCCGGCGCATGGGCCGCGTTTTCACAAGTGTGCACGCATTTGTCGTGCGCCGTGGTGTACCGTCCTTCCGACGATCGATTGTTTTGTCCCTGCCACCAGGGCGTCTTCGCCTGCCAAGAGGGCACCGCGGGGGCCGAGCCGCTCGAAGGCCCGCCCGAACGCCCGCTACCGCGCATCCTGCTCACCATTCGTGATGGCCATATCCATGCAACGGGGGTTGCGACATGA
- a CDS encoding 4Fe-4S dicluster domain-containing protein has protein sequence MSELAFFIDYSRCIGCRSCVQACEECDTHRGTSMIHLETIERRNTVQTAPQMCMHCEDPICARVCPADAIKQTPDGVTQSSLKPRCIGCENCVMSCPFGVPKYEASIDQMMKCDYCYDRTSTGKKPMCATVCPSQALTFATREEVERTRRGRAINEWKFGDEIVRTKVFVLVPLATERIDVGLTALRTKKNGPEARVPSDDVAALLENEVLP, from the coding sequence ATGAGCGAGCTGGCGTTTTTCATCGATTATTCGCGGTGCATCGGGTGCCGGTCGTGCGTGCAGGCGTGCGAAGAGTGCGACACCCACCGCGGCACATCGATGATCCACTTGGAGACCATCGAGCGCCGCAACACCGTGCAGACCGCGCCGCAGATGTGCATGCACTGCGAGGATCCCATTTGCGCGCGCGTTTGCCCGGCCGACGCCATCAAGCAGACCCCCGACGGGGTCACCCAATCGTCCCTCAAGCCGCGGTGCATCGGGTGTGAGAATTGCGTGATGTCGTGCCCATTCGGCGTCCCCAAATACGAAGCGTCGATCGATCAAATGATGAAGTGCGATTATTGCTACGATCGCACCAGCACCGGAAAGAAGCCGATGTGCGCGACCGTCTGCCCATCGCAAGCGCTCACCTTTGCCACGCGCGAGGAGGTCGAACGGACCCGGCGCGGCCGGGCCATCAACGAGTGGAAGTTCGGAGACGAGATCGTGCGCACCAAGGTGTTCGTGTTGGTACCGCTGGCCACGGAGCGCATCGACGTGGGCCTCACCGCGCTTCGCACCAAAAAGAACGGACCCGAGGCCCGGGTCCCGTCGGACGATGTCGCCGCGCTGCTGGAGAACGAGGTTTTGCCATGA
- a CDS encoding molybdopterin oxidoreductase family protein: MAKLPIAIPQLVESFGPHLHQTPPGGWTSAEEPDRVVKTHCCFCGQQCGIQLKVKNERIVGFDPWEEFSFNSGKLCPKGVKRYLQGDHPDRLLAPLERAPGKGFRPIDWNTALDRTAAAINRIQAVHGNDAFAVLSGASLTNEKAYLMGKFARVALRTANIDYNGRLCMVSAAAASKKILGYDRAANPWSDIRKSKCILVAGANIAECAPITTDYLWSAREAGAKIIVLDPRMTPIARTVDLYIPVRSGGDIGIFNGMLHVMIERGWIDRAFIDAHTTGFDEVERVVRRYTPEYAAKIAGVPASMIVRAAELWGPAESSFLLHSRGIEHHTKGVDNCMAAINLVVATGRIGREGSGYAMITGQGNGQGAREQGQKCDQLPGHRDIENPAHREHMARVWGVSEATIPHKGLSALEIFEAAHAGTIKGMLLMSFNPMVSLPDQGFIREALEKLEHFAVIDFFLSETARFADVVFPGSLMEEDEGTTTNVEGRVIRHRKVVHPPGEAREDWRIICDLARRVGPKDKFEFDSPRAIFEELRAASRGGASDYYGITWEKIDERQGVFWPCPDLDHPGTPRLYEGGKFAHPDGKAHFQPVEWRPAAEEPDAEYPLTLTSGRVVAHYLSGNQTRRIGALVKQTPEPYCEMHPRLAEKLEVEDGDFVAIESRRGTTTLRAMIVKTIRPDHVFVPYHWPLQRAVNNCTIRAIDPVSKIPEFKICAVRVKRASRPTDENVQLGPEAGGLR; this comes from the coding sequence ATGGCCAAACTTCCCATCGCCATTCCGCAGTTGGTCGAGTCCTTCGGTCCCCACCTCCATCAAACCCCGCCCGGCGGCTGGACGTCGGCCGAGGAGCCGGATCGGGTGGTCAAAACGCATTGCTGTTTTTGCGGGCAGCAATGCGGAATCCAGCTGAAGGTGAAGAACGAGCGCATCGTGGGGTTCGACCCCTGGGAGGAGTTCTCGTTCAACTCGGGAAAGCTTTGTCCAAAGGGGGTCAAACGCTATTTGCAAGGCGACCACCCCGATCGCCTGCTCGCGCCGCTCGAGCGCGCCCCGGGCAAAGGCTTTCGTCCTATCGATTGGAACACCGCGCTCGACCGCACGGCCGCGGCCATCAACCGCATCCAAGCCGTGCACGGAAACGACGCCTTCGCCGTCCTGAGCGGCGCCTCGCTCACCAATGAAAAGGCGTACTTGATGGGCAAGTTCGCCCGGGTCGCATTGCGCACGGCGAACATCGATTACAACGGGCGGCTCTGCATGGTCTCGGCGGCGGCCGCGTCCAAGAAGATCCTGGGCTACGACCGCGCGGCCAACCCCTGGAGCGACATCCGCAAGTCGAAATGCATCCTCGTGGCCGGCGCCAACATCGCGGAGTGCGCGCCGATCACCACGGACTACCTTTGGTCCGCGCGCGAGGCGGGCGCCAAGATCATCGTGCTCGACCCCCGGATGACCCCCATCGCGCGCACGGTGGATCTGTACATCCCGGTGCGCTCCGGCGGCGACATCGGCATCTTCAACGGGATGCTCCACGTCATGATCGAGCGCGGCTGGATCGATCGGGCGTTCATCGACGCACATACCACCGGCTTCGACGAGGTCGAGCGGGTCGTTCGAAGGTACACCCCCGAATACGCCGCGAAGATAGCTGGCGTGCCGGCTTCGATGATCGTGCGGGCCGCCGAGCTTTGGGGCCCTGCCGAGTCCAGCTTCCTCTTGCACTCCCGGGGCATCGAGCACCACACCAAGGGCGTCGACAACTGCATGGCCGCCATCAACCTGGTGGTGGCGACGGGCCGCATCGGCCGCGAAGGCTCCGGCTACGCCATGATCACCGGGCAAGGCAATGGGCAAGGCGCGCGCGAGCAAGGGCAGAAATGCGATCAGCTCCCGGGTCATCGCGATATCGAGAACCCGGCGCACCGCGAGCACATGGCCCGAGTGTGGGGCGTCTCCGAGGCCACCATTCCGCACAAGGGGCTGAGCGCGCTCGAGATCTTCGAAGCGGCCCACGCCGGCACCATCAAAGGTATGCTCCTCATGAGCTTCAACCCGATGGTCTCGTTGCCCGACCAAGGCTTCATCCGCGAGGCGCTGGAGAAGCTCGAGCACTTCGCGGTCATCGACTTCTTCTTGTCCGAAACGGCGCGCTTCGCCGATGTCGTGTTCCCCGGATCGCTCATGGAGGAAGACGAAGGGACGACCACCAATGTCGAAGGGCGGGTCATCCGCCACCGCAAAGTGGTGCACCCGCCGGGAGAGGCGCGGGAGGACTGGCGGATCATTTGCGATCTGGCGCGAAGGGTGGGCCCCAAGGACAAATTCGAATTCGATTCACCTCGAGCGATCTTCGAGGAGCTGCGCGCCGCGTCGCGCGGCGGCGCGTCCGATTATTATGGAATCACCTGGGAAAAGATCGACGAGCGCCAGGGGGTCTTCTGGCCATGCCCCGATCTCGATCACCCGGGCACCCCGCGCCTCTATGAAGGAGGCAAGTTTGCCCACCCGGATGGGAAAGCCCACTTCCAGCCGGTCGAGTGGAGGCCGGCGGCCGAGGAGCCGGACGCGGAATATCCGCTCACGCTCACGAGCGGCCGTGTGGTGGCGCATTATCTCTCCGGAAATCAGACGCGGCGCATTGGGGCCTTGGTGAAGCAGACCCCGGAGCCTTATTGTGAAATGCACCCGCGCCTGGCGGAGAAGCTCGAGGTGGAGGATGGAGACTTCGTCGCCATCGAGAGCCGCCGCGGAACGACCACCTTGCGGGCGATGATCGTCAAAACCATTCGGCCGGACCACGTCTTCGTGCCCTACCATTGGCCACTTCAGCGCGCCGTGAACAACTGCACCATTCGCGCGATCGATCCCGTCTCCAAGATACCCGAATTCAAGATTTGCGCCGTACGCGTGAAACGAGCTTCCCGGCCGACGGACGAGAACGTGCAGCTTGGACCGGAAGCGGGAGGACTGCGATGA
- a CDS encoding AraC family transcriptional regulator, with product MSTPARLKGTLFVSGTRLLYVGPLVATRRHAHHAAQIVIAPGGLDIEDSVSGRIHVGGAVIPPHVPHGHGACAHAALLFLDGDERASRGLARDAEPRCEAWGRDALDVMVPRDPTPEMARALMASILSAVDLGPPPGPRHPAARRMCALLDGSGTDDVDLASLSREAGLSPRQMRHAFTRDVGLPMRAYLRWKRLRRAVAAVEAGASLSAAAASAGFADSAHLSRVFREQFGITPTQGLSSITWRTLD from the coding sequence TTGAGCACGCCGGCGCGCCTGAAAGGAACGCTGTTCGTGTCGGGGACGCGTTTGCTCTACGTGGGCCCCCTCGTGGCCACGCGGCGCCATGCGCACCACGCGGCGCAGATTGTCATCGCGCCGGGGGGGCTGGACATCGAGGACAGCGTCAGCGGACGCATTCACGTTGGCGGGGCGGTCATTCCTCCGCATGTGCCCCATGGGCACGGCGCGTGTGCTCACGCGGCGCTGCTGTTCCTCGACGGCGACGAGCGGGCAAGCCGGGGGCTCGCGCGTGACGCCGAGCCTCGGTGCGAGGCATGGGGCCGTGACGCCCTCGACGTGATGGTCCCTCGCGATCCGACGCCGGAGATGGCGCGCGCGCTCATGGCCTCGATCCTGTCCGCCGTCGACCTGGGGCCGCCACCGGGGCCGCGACACCCGGCGGCTCGCCGGATGTGCGCGCTCCTCGATGGCTCCGGCACGGACGACGTCGACCTCGCGAGCCTCTCACGCGAGGCCGGGCTCTCGCCGCGGCAGATGCGCCATGCTTTCACGCGCGATGTCGGGCTCCCGATGCGCGCCTATCTACGGTGGAAGCGCTTGCGTCGCGCCGTCGCCGCGGTGGAGGCGGGCGCGAGCCTGAGCGCCGCCGCGGCCTCCGCCGGGTTCGCAGACAGCGCCCACCTGAGTCGCGTCTTTCGGGAGCAGTTCGGCATCACGCCCACGCAGGGGCTGAGCTCGATCACATGGCGGACGCTCGACTGA